A genomic window from Serratia liquefaciens includes:
- the hemA gene encoding glutamyl-tRNA reductase — protein MTLLALGINHKTAPVSLRERVTFSPESIEQALTSLLQQPLVQGGVVLSTCNRTELYLSVEQQEHIHEQLVAWLCEYHHLRPEEVSKSLYWHHGNDAVSHLMRVASGLDSLVLGEPQILGQVKKAFAESQRGQSLSGELERLFQKSFSVAKRVRTETEIGASAVSVAFAACTLARQIFESLAELNVLLVGAGETIELVARHLREHKVRHMIIANRTRERAQLLADEVGAEVITLPEIDERLADADIIISSTASPLPIIGKGMVERALKARRNQPMLLVDIAVPRDIEPEVGKLANAYLYSVDDLHAIIQSNLAQRKAAAVQAETIVQQESTNFMAWLRSQGAVETIRDYRSQADQIRAEMEAKALAAIAQGADVEQVIHELAHRLTNRLIHAPTKSLQQAAGDGDVERLQLLRDSLGLDQH, from the coding sequence ATGACCCTGCTGGCGTTAGGTATAAATCACAAAACCGCTCCGGTTTCTCTGCGTGAAAGGGTGACCTTCTCCCCAGAGTCTATCGAACAGGCGCTTACCAGCTTGCTCCAACAACCGTTGGTGCAGGGCGGTGTCGTGTTGTCTACCTGTAACCGCACCGAACTTTATCTTAGCGTGGAACAACAGGAACATATTCATGAACAGCTGGTTGCCTGGCTGTGTGAGTACCACCATCTGCGCCCGGAAGAAGTGAGCAAAAGCCTGTATTGGCACCATGGCAACGACGCCGTCAGCCATCTGATGCGCGTAGCCAGCGGGCTGGATTCGCTGGTGTTGGGTGAACCGCAGATCCTCGGTCAGGTGAAAAAAGCCTTTGCCGAATCGCAACGCGGCCAGTCGCTTTCCGGTGAGCTTGAACGCCTGTTCCAAAAATCCTTCTCTGTCGCCAAACGCGTGCGTACCGAAACCGAAATCGGCGCCAGCGCGGTGTCCGTGGCCTTTGCCGCCTGTACGTTGGCGCGCCAAATCTTCGAATCTCTTGCCGAGTTGAACGTGCTGTTGGTGGGCGCGGGTGAAACCATTGAACTGGTGGCACGCCATCTGCGCGAGCACAAGGTACGGCATATGATTATTGCCAACCGTACCCGCGAACGTGCGCAACTGCTGGCGGACGAAGTCGGCGCGGAAGTGATCACACTACCGGAAATCGACGAACGCCTGGCGGACGCCGATATCATCATCAGTTCTACCGCCAGCCCGCTGCCGATCATCGGTAAAGGGATGGTGGAGCGCGCGCTGAAAGCGCGTCGCAACCAGCCGATGCTGCTGGTGGATATCGCCGTACCGCGTGATATTGAACCGGAAGTGGGCAAGCTGGCCAACGCCTATCTGTACAGCGTGGACGATCTGCATGCCATCATTCAAAGCAACCTGGCGCAGCGCAAAGCCGCGGCGGTGCAGGCGGAAACGATCGTTCAGCAGGAAAGCACCAACTTTATGGCCTGGCTGCGCTCACAGGGCGCAGTGGAAACTATCCGCGACTACCGCTCGCAGGCCGATCAGATCCGTGCGGAAATGGAAGCCAAAGCCCTGGCCGCGATTGCGCAGGGCGCCGACGTGGAGCAGGTTATCCACGAGCTGGCCCATCGGCTGACCAATCGTCTTATTCATGCCCCTACCAAATCCCTCCAGCAGGCCGCCGGCGATGGCGACGTGGAGCGGTTGCAATTATTACGCGACAGCCTCGGGCTGGATCAGCATTAG
- the prfA gene encoding peptide chain release factor 1: protein MKPSIVAKLEALQERHEEVQALLGDAGVIAEQDRFRALSREYAQLTDVSRCFLEWRKVQDDLATAEMMLDDPEMREMAQEELKDAKAATEELEQQLQLLLLPKDPDDERDCFLEVRAGTGGDEAAIFAGDLFRMYSRYAETRRWRVEIMSANEGEHGGYKEVIAKVSGDGVFGQLKFESGGHRVQRVPETESQGRIHTSACTVAVMPAVPEAELPEINAGDLKIDTFRSSGAGGQHVNTTDSAIRITHLPTGIVVECQDERSQHKNKAKAMAVLGARIRAAEMAKRQQAEASTRRNLLGSGDRSDRNRTYNFPQGRVTDHRINLTLYRLDEVMEGKLDMLIQPIVQEYQADQLAALSAEQE from the coding sequence ATGAAGCCTTCTATTGTTGCCAAACTGGAAGCGTTACAAGAGCGCCATGAAGAAGTGCAGGCGCTGCTCGGCGATGCCGGCGTTATTGCTGAGCAGGATCGGTTCCGCGCGCTGTCGCGCGAATATGCACAGTTGACCGATGTCAGCCGCTGTTTCCTGGAATGGCGTAAGGTGCAAGACGATCTGGCCACGGCAGAAATGATGCTGGATGACCCGGAAATGCGCGAAATGGCACAGGAAGAGCTGAAAGACGCCAAGGCCGCTACGGAAGAACTGGAGCAGCAATTGCAACTGCTGCTGTTGCCGAAAGATCCGGATGATGAGCGCGATTGCTTCCTGGAAGTGCGCGCCGGTACCGGCGGCGACGAAGCGGCGATCTTCGCCGGCGATCTGTTCCGTATGTACAGCCGTTATGCGGAAACGCGTCGCTGGCGCGTCGAGATCATGAGCGCTAACGAAGGTGAACATGGCGGCTATAAAGAAGTGATTGCCAAGGTTTCTGGCGATGGCGTTTTCGGCCAACTGAAATTTGAATCTGGCGGTCACCGCGTGCAGCGCGTACCAGAAACCGAGTCGCAGGGGCGTATTCATACCTCTGCCTGTACTGTGGCAGTGATGCCGGCGGTGCCGGAAGCCGAACTGCCGGAGATCAACGCGGGCGATCTGAAAATTGACACCTTCCGCTCCTCAGGCGCAGGTGGGCAGCACGTTAACACCACCGACTCGGCGATACGTATTACCCACTTGCCGACCGGCATCGTGGTGGAGTGTCAGGACGAGCGTTCGCAGCATAAAAACAAAGCCAAGGCGATGGCCGTGTTGGGCGCACGTATCCGTGCCGCAGAAATGGCCAAGCGCCAGCAGGCAGAGGCTTCAACCCGTCGCAACCTGTTGGGCAGCGGCGATCGTTCAGACCGCAACCGCACCTACAACTTCCCGCAGGGCCGCGTGACCGACCACCGCATCAACCTGACGTTGTACCGTTTGGATGAGGTAATGGAAGGCAAACTCGACATGCTGATCCAGCCGATTGTGCAGGAATACCAGGCCGACCAGCTCGCTGCGCTGTCCGCTGAGCAGGAGTAA